ACACCAGCAGCGGCACCAAAATGGTGTACACCATCAGCACCAACAGCGACGCCGAGAAGCCCAGGATCTGCTTACCGATATCCAGTAGATGCTGAGTGTCCAGCATGCGCTTAAGCTCGGTTTCCATGGCTATCACCTGTTCGGCACTGACGTATTGAGGGTACTTCTGGGTGAGCTCCTCAAGGTAACCCATGCCTTTATCGAGCATGGCAGGCAGCTCGGTCAAAAGTGACATGCCCTGCTTCCAGAGGCTTGGCACCAAACCAAACACCATTAACAGCACTATGCCGGCAAACAGCACCAACATCAGCGATGCCCCTGTGGTGCGGTTTACACCGATGCGGGACATTTGTGCCACCGGCCACTCGAGCAAAAAGGCCAGCACCAGCGCCACCAACAAGGGGGCGAGCAGACCACCGGCAAAATAAATCAGCGCCCAGAGGCCAAAAAGGATAAACAGCAGGGTCACTGCCTGGGGGTCACTGAACTTGTCCTTGTACCAGCGAGTCACGAATTCGAGCATTGGGGCTCCTTACAGATAAGATCGCTATGGTTACTGAATATGGGTTACTGAATACGGCTACAGCGTATGGGACACGTGGCTGATAAGAAGTTTAAGGCAAGTGTTGTCGTCCTGGGTACACTCTACCCCGTAACCCTGTTTTTCCAAAAACGCGGGAACATCACGGCGGGATCCATTGTCCAATAGAGCAACTTCAAGTGTTTCATCGGCCGGTAATTTTTTTAACGCCAGCTTCACCTGCACCAGAGGCACAGGACATCGAAATGCTGTTAAATCGATAAAAACCATAATGAACTTGCCTTCGCTAAACCGGGGCTATTATCCTTGCTTGCACGCGAAACCACAAGCGACTTGCCCAAGGCCGGACACCAACACAGGGACCTTTATCCTCTTGCGTAATTTGACACTTTCCAGACTGACAAAAACGCTCGCTGCGGCGGGTTTATCCATCATGCTCACCTTACCGGCAGCCAAGAGTTTTGCGAGCAACGATTTACCTGATCTGGGTACGGCAGCGGTTAACACCTTCAGTCTGGAAAAAGAAATGATCTACGGGGATGCCTACATGCGAGTCATTCGCTCGTCGGCGCCCCTGCTCAACGACCCTGTACTGAGCCAATACCTTACAGAACTTGGCAACAAACTTGTCGCCAATGCCACCGGCGTGAAAACGCCTTTTTACTTTTTCTTGCTGCGTAACGACGAAATCAACGCCTTCGCGTTTTTCGGGGGCCATGTGGGCGTGCATACGGGGCTCTTTTTAAATGCTGACACCGAGAGTGAACTGGCATCGGTACTGGCCCACGAAATCACCCACGTCACCCAGCGCCATTTGGCGCGATCGTTGGAAGCACAGCAAAAATCGGGGCCTGCCACCATTGCCGGTCTCCTTGGCGCGATATTACTTACCATCGCCGCTCCCCAGGCAGGCATGGCCGCTCTCGCCACCACCCAGGCGCTCGCTACCCAGTCAAAAATCAACTACACCCGTCAGCATGAAAAAGAAGCCGATCGAATAGGGATGCAAATTCTGGTGGAGGCTGGGTTTGACCCCGAAGCGGCAGCAGACTTTTTCGGTAAGATTGCCAGTCGTTACCGCTTCACCACCAAGCCGCCACAAATGCTGTTGACTCACCCCTTGCCTGAGTCACGCATAAGCGAAGCCCGCACGCGGGCGACCCAATACCCTCACAAGTATGTGCCGGACAGTTTGAACTACCATTTGGCAAGAGCCAGGGTACAGGTCAGGTTCTCCAGTTACAGTGAAGAAGCGGCACTGAATCTGTTTGAAAAACAACTCTCACGCCACAGCTATACCTTTGAAAGTGCAGCCCTCTATGGCAAGGCACTGGCACTGTTTCGCCTGAAGCGCTTTGAAGAATCGGAAGCCATCATCGACAAATTGCTTGCTCGGGATGACAACAATCTGTTCTATCTCGATACCAAAACCGATTTGCTCGCTGAGCGCAAAGACTTCCAGTCAGCCATCAAGCTGTTGGAGGCCAAGCGTAAACTCAAGCCTACCTCTCAGGTAATCAATGCCAACCTCGCTAACGTGTATATTGAAGCGGACGAGGGTGCGAAGGCCATTCCCCTCCTGGAAGACATGGTGTTCCTCGACAGGCAAAATCCACTGCCTTACCAGCTGATGACCCAGGCCTACCGAAAAGCTGGCAATAAGGCACTGGAGCACTTTTCCACCGCCGAAACCCTGGCACTTGCAGCAGATTACAAGGGCGCAGTCGATCAGCTCAACTTCGCCTATCGCTACACCAAGGACGATGCCTTGCAGCTGGCGCGTATTGAAGCCCGCATTCGCCAGTTTAAAGATGCCGAAAGAGCCCTGGACGAGCTAAAGTAGCCGGATTGTCAAACAGGCCCCGCCGCTGACGGGGCCTGTTTTTTTTGATATCATCTGCGCCAATTTTTATGGCATAAAAATCGGAATCCCTAATGAAAAAAGCCATTATTTTGCATAATCCTCGCTGCTCAAAGAGCCGCGAAACTCTGGCGCTGCTGGGTGAACAGGGTGTTGAGATTGAAGTAGTCGAATACCTGAAAGATACCCCTGATGCCGCAGAAATAGCCCGCATCTTATCACTGCTTGGGATTGGGGCTCGGGAGCTGATGCGAACCAAAGAAGAAGAATATAAGGCCCTTGGCCTGGATAATCCGGCGTTGGATGAGACCGCGTTAATAGACGCCATGGTTGCCAACCCCAAGCTTATCGAGCGCCCTGTGGTGCTGGCTAACGGTAAGGCCGCCATTGGCAGACCTCCCGCCAACGTGCTTGAAATTCTTTGAGGTGTCCTGTGCTGTCAAACACCGCGTTACTGCTGACCATTAATCGTGTGGGTTACCTCGCGCTGCTGCTGGTGATGGCCTACTGGTTTGTGCTCGGACCCAACAGTCAGGAATACTCCCTGGTTTTTAACCTGTTGTGGTTGGTGCCCCTGCTGCTGCCGCTCCCCGGACTGATGAAAGGCAATCCCTACACCCACGCCTGGGCAAGCTTTGTGCTCTGTCTGTATCTGCTGCACGCACTGACCCTGGTATACATCGCGGGTGATTGGTTGTGGTTTGCCTGTCTGGAGCTGGCGCTATTGGTGCTCCTGTCAGTCACCTTCCCGTTTTACGCCCGCCATCGCGGCCGCGAACTCGGTCTTGGGCTCAAGAAAAAGTCCAGGGACAAAGGCGACGAGTAAGATGCTTTCAGGCACAAAAAAACGCGGCAATATGCCGCGTTTTTTTGTGAGTTGAGGTCATTGAAATTCTTTCATTGAACGCTGCTTTATAGCGAATAGATTTTAAATATTCTCAATATGCTCAATTAATTAATCGATCGCACTTATTCACTGATAGGCGCATGTTACAGCCTCAGCATCTCTTTGACAAAAGGTATGGTCAGCTTGCGCTGATGAACCATGGACGCCTTATCAAGCCGGTCGAGGACATCAAACAGTGTGCGTAAATCTCGCGCCATGCGATTAAGTAAGAACCGCCCCACGTCTTCAGGTAACTGGAGTCCGCGCATGGCAGCACGGCGTTGCAATGCCGCGAGTTTCTCATCGTCCATCATAGGCTGGAGCTGGTAAGTCAGCCCCCAATGCATTCTGGACACGAGATCCGGCAGCACAAAACCCGCCTCCATGGGCGAAGCACTGGCACTGACTATCAAACTGCCACGTTTTTGCTCTGCTACCCGGTTGTAGAGATCAAATATCGCCTCTTCCCACAGGGGGTGACCAGCCACCGCATCTACATCATCGATACAGATAAGGTCAAACTGCTCCAACCCTTCCAACAAGGCCGTGGAAATACTGGCGTGAATTCCGAGCGGAATATAGAAACTGCGGCGCTCCAGCTCATTGGCACGGGCGCAGGCCGCATGGATAAGATGGGTGCGTCCCGACTTGACCGGTCCCCACAAATAAATAGCCTGCACCCCATCGCCACTTGCCGCCGATTTCAGCGCACCGATAAGCTCGTCGTTACCCGCCGCGGGGTAATAACTGGTAAAGGTCTCATCGTCTGGCAAATGTACAGGCAGGGACAACTGCAATGGGGGATGTTGTGTCACTCGGTTACTTCTCAATCTATCTTGTGGCACCTGAATAAAAACGGCGTCAGTGTATCACGGACGCCGTTAAATTCCGAGCCGCAAGGCTCATTGACCACGCCATTGGTAACGATTTGGCTGCACAGGCACACCGGGCACTTCCAGGATCTCACCGGGCTGCACAGCGGTGGCGAATGGGTCGACAATGGTACCTTCACCCTGTTGGCTGTTATTTTCAGTTCCGCCTTGGGGCTGAAGACGTGGTTCCAGCGCCAGGGTTCGCCTGAGCTCATCCTCACTGCCAAAGAGTGTCAGCGCAAAGCGCAGAGAATCGCCTTCGATACTCACCAAACGGGCAGATTTGACCATAGAAAGCTGCCCCAGATAAGTCTCTATATCCACCACAGCTTTAAGGCGGTCCACACCGGTAAACACCAACTCGGTTTCACTTTCCTGACTGGTTCCGGTCACAGCATAACGTGACACGTAAAAGGAGCTCATACCGGATAGGATGGCACTGATGGCACTGTCAAGATTGTCAGCACTGCCTTCCACCTGAGTTACAGATTGCAGCGGTGTTGCGATATCGCTCTGAGCCTGCCTTGGGTAGAGAGCCAGACGATATTCGTAACCCGAACCGGCTGCTTCAAGGGTCGCCAGTGCAAAAAAGTCCGACTGATATCGGCGGGATGCCTGGGCTACTTCATCTGCAAAAAAACCTCTGACAGAATTGATGTTAGCCGCCATCATGTCGTCCAAGTCCAGCAAGGGAAACAGTAAAGGCACCCCAGCCTGAGCGCTGGCATCATTGAACTGACTGCGAATAGCCAAATCCGATTGGTCGCCCAGCAACACCTTCTCCCCTTCACCATCGGTGGCCAGCCACAGCAAGGTCAGGGGACGCTGTTTGC
This portion of the Shewanella amazonensis SB2B genome encodes:
- a CDS encoding sulfurtransferase TusA family protein, coding for MVFIDLTAFRCPVPLVQVKLALKKLPADETLEVALLDNGSRRDVPAFLEKQGYGVECTQDDNTCLKLLISHVSHTL
- the bepA gene encoding beta-barrel assembly-enhancing protease, with the protein product MRNLTLSRLTKTLAAAGLSIMLTLPAAKSFASNDLPDLGTAAVNTFSLEKEMIYGDAYMRVIRSSAPLLNDPVLSQYLTELGNKLVANATGVKTPFYFFLLRNDEINAFAFFGGHVGVHTGLFLNADTESELASVLAHEITHVTQRHLARSLEAQQKSGPATIAGLLGAILLTIAAPQAGMAALATTQALATQSKINYTRQHEKEADRIGMQILVEAGFDPEAAADFFGKIASRYRFTTKPPQMLLTHPLPESRISEARTRATQYPHKYVPDSLNYHLARARVQVRFSSYSEEAALNLFEKQLSRHSYTFESAALYGKALALFRLKRFEESEAIIDKLLARDDNNLFYLDTKTDLLAERKDFQSAIKLLEAKRKLKPTSQVINANLANVYIEADEGAKAIPLLEDMVFLDRQNPLPYQLMTQAYRKAGNKALEHFSTAETLALAADYKGAVDQLNFAYRYTKDDALQLARIEARIRQFKDAERALDELK
- the arsC gene encoding arsenate reductase (glutaredoxin) (This arsenate reductase requires both glutathione and glutaredoxin to convert arsenate to arsenite, after which the efflux transporter formed by ArsA and ArsB can extrude the arsenite from the cell, providing resistance.), with the protein product MKKAIILHNPRCSKSRETLALLGEQGVEIEVVEYLKDTPDAAEIARILSLLGIGARELMRTKEEEYKALGLDNPALDETALIDAMVANPKLIERPVVLANGKAAIGRPPANVLEIL
- a CDS encoding DUF2069 domain-containing protein, which translates into the protein MLSNTALLLTINRVGYLALLLVMAYWFVLGPNSQEYSLVFNLLWLVPLLLPLPGLMKGNPYTHAWASFVLCLYLLHALTLVYIAGDWLWFACLELALLVLLSVTFPFYARHRGRELGLGLKKKSRDKGDE
- the hda gene encoding DnaA inactivator Hda; the encoded protein is MTQHPPLQLSLPVHLPDDETFTSYYPAAGNDELIGALKSAASGDGVQAIYLWGPVKSGRTHLIHAACARANELERRSFYIPLGIHASISTALLEGLEQFDLICIDDVDAVAGHPLWEEAIFDLYNRVAEQKRGSLIVSASASPMEAGFVLPDLVSRMHWGLTYQLQPMMDDEKLAALQRRAAMRGLQLPEDVGRFLLNRMARDLRTLFDVLDRLDKASMVHQRKLTIPFVKEMLRL
- a CDS encoding DUF2066 domain-containing protein: MMKSFLKVALGLGLLFGHVGAEAVQVSRLNEADVAVSSRSSAELEQAIKDALAKVLVKNSGSTETLVNAEVQSLIAQARSVLSQYGYVENDGRLYVRASFDNTRVTSTLRSAQLPVWGKQRPLTLLWLATDGEGEKVLLGDQSDLAIRSQFNDASAQAGVPLLFPLLDLDDMMAANINSVRGFFADEVAQASRRYQSDFFALATLEAAGSGYEYRLALYPRQAQSDIATPLQSVTQVEGSADNLDSAISAILSGMSSFYVSRYAVTGTSQESETELVFTGVDRLKAVVDIETYLGQLSMVKSARLVSIEGDSLRFALTLFGSEDELRRTLALEPRLQPQGGTENNSQQGEGTIVDPFATAVQPGEILEVPGVPVQPNRYQWRGQ